A region of the Bacteroidota bacterium genome:
TAAACCTTCCATTTACCGTTGGCCGCAAATCGAGGAATTAATACCCCCAGATTAATGTACGCTTCAGTCATGTAACAGGCCAATTCGAACAAGGAAAGTAAAATTGCTGTTTGCAAGCTGTAAATGTCCAACAGGTAATCCATTTCATACATAAAAATGAATATCCAGAAGGCTACATGTATTAAAAATCGTTTTATTTGCTGATTAGCTGCTATCATTATCCCTGCATAGATAATGGTTTTTTATGTGGTGTGCAAGATGATGAACCACGGACTAAAAATCAGGAAGCGCTGTGTTAGCTAGATTAAACCTGAATTACAGCTTGTTTTTAAGTAATGATTTATGAATATAATTATCGCAACAAGGTAACCGTTCCCGATTGTTGCATATCCATTGTATCAATAGTTGCATGTGCCACATAAATGTAAGCTCCTAATTCCTGGGGTATATTTTTAAAATTGCCATCCCACCCAATATTAGCATCCGTGCTTGTAAAAATTAATTCTCCCCAGCGTGAATAAATTTGTAATGTATAAGTTTCGATATTACAATTATTATTGGTTACGGCATTAAACACTTCATTGTAGCCATCCCCATTTGGAGAAAATGCATTTGGGAATTGTATAAAACAACCTGTTGGGTCAGTATTATCAATCGTATCAATTTCGCAATCTATAAAATCAACAACAATAGTATCTGATTGTAATATACCACAATCATCAACTCCACTCACATAATATACCATCTGCCGAAACTTCAATATCTGCAACG
Encoded here:
- a CDS encoding gliding motility-associated C-terminal domain-containing protein; protein product: MVYYVSGVDDCGILQSDTIVVDFIDCEIDTIDNTDPTGCFIQFPNAFSPNGDGYNEVFNAVTNNNCNIETYTLQIYSRWGELIFTSTDANIGWDGNFKNIPQELGAYIYVAHATIDTMDMQQSGTVTLLR